The proteins below come from a single Thermus islandicus DSM 21543 genomic window:
- a CDS encoding acyl-CoA mutase large subunit family protein, with the protein MRRKPDWLRETYRKSLEKMPERPVAHRTLSDIAPEPLYTPEDIGVLDPEYEEKRGYPGEFPYTRGVYGSMYRSKLWTMRMFAGFGTAEQTNERFKKLLKAGQTGLSVAFDLPTLMGYDSDHPLSKGEVGKCGVAVSSLADMEVLFEGIHLEEVTTSMTINSPANAIWAMYLAVAKKRGYDWKKLGGTIQNDILKEFIAQKEFIFPPEPSVKLVIDTFEWGPKNVPKWNFISVSGYHIREAGSTAVQELAWTLADGFEYVEAALKRGLDVDEFAPRISFFFDVHNDFFEEIAKFRAARRIWAKEMRYRYGAKNPQSWMLRTHAQTAGVSLTAQQPLNNIARVAIQALAAVLGGTNSLHTDAYDEALALPTEESATIALRTQQIIAYETGVTHTIDPLAGSYYVEWLTDEMERQAMAIIEEIRRMGGVVRAIEEGYFLRELAEASYRYQQEVERKERIIVGVNAFTDEIPLKVPIQLVDPEVERVQAERLARVRRERDPRRVEEALQGLRRAALEGQNTMPHFVECALAYCTLGEMMDVLREVYGTYQEPAYV; encoded by the coding sequence ATGCGCAGGAAACCCGACTGGCTCAGGGAGACCTACCGGAAGAGCCTGGAGAAGATGCCGGAGAGGCCCGTGGCCCACCGCACCCTCTCGGATATCGCCCCGGAGCCCCTCTACACGCCGGAGGACATCGGGGTCCTGGACCCGGAGTACGAGGAGAAGCGGGGCTACCCTGGGGAGTTCCCCTACACCCGGGGGGTCTACGGCTCCATGTACCGGTCCAAGCTCTGGACCATGCGCATGTTCGCCGGCTTCGGCACCGCCGAGCAGACGAACGAGCGCTTCAAGAAGCTGCTAAAAGCAGGGCAGACCGGGCTCTCCGTGGCCTTTGACCTTCCCACCCTCATGGGCTACGACTCCGACCACCCCCTGTCCAAGGGGGAGGTGGGGAAGTGCGGGGTGGCGGTCAGTAGCCTCGCCGACATGGAGGTCCTCTTTGAGGGGATCCACCTGGAGGAGGTCACCACCTCCATGACCATCAACTCCCCCGCCAACGCCATCTGGGCCATGTACCTGGCGGTGGCGAAGAAGCGGGGCTACGACTGGAAGAAGCTCGGGGGTACCATCCAGAACGATATCCTCAAGGAGTTCATTGCCCAGAAGGAGTTCATCTTTCCCCCTGAGCCCAGCGTGAAGCTGGTGATCGACACCTTTGAGTGGGGACCCAAGAACGTTCCTAAGTGGAACTTCATCTCCGTTTCGGGCTACCACATCCGGGAAGCGGGCTCCACAGCGGTGCAGGAGCTGGCCTGGACCCTGGCGGACGGCTTTGAGTACGTGGAGGCCGCCCTCAAGCGGGGCCTGGACGTGGACGAGTTCGCCCCCCGGATCAGCTTCTTCTTTGACGTGCACAACGACTTCTTTGAGGAGATTGCCAAGTTCCGGGCGGCGCGGCGGATCTGGGCCAAGGAGATGCGCTACCGCTATGGGGCCAAGAATCCCCAGAGCTGGATGCTCCGCACCCACGCCCAGACCGCCGGGGTCTCCCTCACTGCCCAGCAACCCCTGAACAACATCGCCCGGGTGGCCATCCAGGCCCTGGCGGCGGTCCTTGGGGGCACCAACAGCCTCCACACCGACGCCTACGACGAAGCCCTGGCCCTACCCACGGAGGAGAGCGCCACCATCGCCCTCCGCACCCAGCAGATCATCGCCTACGAGACCGGGGTCACCCACACCATAGACCCCCTGGCGGGGAGCTACTACGTGGAGTGGCTCACCGACGAGATGGAGCGGCAGGCCATGGCCATCATTGAGGAGATCCGCCGCATGGGGGGCGTGGTGCGGGCCATTGAGGAGGGGTACTTCCTCCGGGAGCTCGCCGAGGCCAGTTACCGCTACCAGCAGGAGGTGGAGCGCAAAGAGCGGATCATCGTGGGGGTAAACGCCTTCACCGACGAGATCCCCTTAAAAGTGCCCATCCAGCTCGTGGACCCGGAGGTGGAAAGGGTCCAGGCGGAGCGCCTTGCCCGGGTGCGGCGGGAGCGGGACCCCAGGCGGGTGGAGGAGGCCCTTCAGGGCCTTAGGCGGGCGGCCCTCGAGGGGCAGAACACCATGCCCCACTTCGTGGAGTGCGCCCTCGCCTACTGCACCCTGGGCGAGATGATGGACGTGCTGCGGGAGGTCTACGGTACCTACCAGGAGCCCGCATACGTGTAA
- the tatA gene encoding twin-arginine translocase TatA/TatE family subunit: protein MRLGPLEILLILLVVLLLFGARKLPELARGIGQSAREFKKGLQEGEEKKEEPKA, encoded by the coding sequence ATGCGCTTAGGACCCCTAGAAATCCTCCTCATCCTCCTCGTCGTTCTCCTCCTCTTCGGAGCCAGGAAGCTCCCTGAGCTGGCCCGGGGCATCGGCCAGTCGGCCCGGGAGTTCAAGAAGGGGCTGCAGGAGGGAGAGGAGAAAAAGGAAGAGCCCAAGGCCTAG
- a CDS encoding riboflavin synthase produces the protein MFTGLVEETGKILEVEEGPFLKVRIGARRVLEDLEVGDSVAVDGVCLTAVAVDGEGFWVELARETLRRTAPTTWRVGHRPNLERALKVGDRLGGHFVTGHVDGVAELVEVREAPGARDFVFLPPRGLSPYLAEKGSVALNGVSLTVAGLEGEAFLVTLIPHTLAVTNLGGLGPGDRVNLEVDLIARYVARLLGRA, from the coding sequence ATGTTCACCGGGCTGGTGGAGGAGACGGGAAAGATCCTGGAGGTAGAGGAAGGGCCCTTCCTCAAGGTCCGAATCGGGGCAAGGAGGGTTCTTGAGGACCTCGAGGTGGGCGACTCCGTGGCCGTGGACGGGGTCTGCCTCACCGCGGTGGCCGTGGACGGGGAGGGGTTTTGGGTGGAGCTAGCCCGGGAGACCTTGAGGCGCACCGCCCCCACCACCTGGCGGGTGGGCCACCGGCCTAACCTGGAACGGGCCCTGAAGGTGGGGGACCGCCTCGGTGGGCACTTCGTCACCGGCCATGTGGACGGGGTGGCGGAGCTTGTGGAGGTGCGGGAGGCGCCAGGGGCGAGGGACTTCGTCTTCTTGCCTCCTAGGGGGCTTTCCCCCTACCTCGCCGAGAAGGGAAGCGTGGCCTTAAATGGGGTTTCCTTGACGGTGGCGGGCCTCGAGGGGGAAGCCTTCTTGGTTACCCTCATCCCCCACACCCTCGCCGTCACCAACCTGGGGGGGCTCGGGCCGGGGGACAGGGTGAACCTGGAGGTGGACCTCATCGCCCGCTACGTGGCGAGGCTTTTGGGGAGGGCGTGA
- a CDS encoding vWA domain-containing protein → MPGVFLLRGLVLLLLLLAFLDLRWPLPGRVVYLLDFSPSARESVFALAARLPPHAFYLAFAERAALLPGPTARRLDLGERTDLRAAFREAARLRPSRVVLVSDGLLEPVPPPFPLDALYVPPKPHVDLRLVPPPYPLFGETVGVGVVLEAPVPAEARLRVEGPGGILERSLRLSGRRAFPYTFPLTEEAEVRAVAEGPWGRSEARVRVAPADRAKAWVLGDPALARYLEAQGFQVEEGPLRFPLAADQVDLVAVGVGVPDLPEGAPEALRDFLRQGGGLLFTATPRGLFFGGWDRALPEELPLKPLGRKGAALVLVLDVSGSMAGEKLNMAVTGALELVRSAAPEDYLGVVLFGSGSRVLFPPRPMTAQGRKEAESLLLSVRAGGGTVLGQAFREALRLLQGVPVERKAVLVLTDGLISDPKEPILSLAAASGVEVSALALGPDADAPFLEELAQRSGGRFYRAAFPKDLPRLFLREGQKVFRGERLEGRFPVEAASHPLAQGFAFPPLAVLLPARAEPWAEVVLHSGGRAVLALGERGEGRVAALATDLSRSWQGWEGAAPFLGGLARYLAGSRQALALHAYPEGPGVRLVVLGRLEAPVARVGGREVPLVPTAFLRYEAFLEGEGVLLDGKRRIPLRLPLPGEWTPRDGEAVLRALSEGSGGRFLSLGDLPQAASAFLPLRPYLLGLALALFLLERLLEARSGRFPQVP, encoded by the coding sequence GTGCCCGGGGTTTTTCTCCTTAGGGGCCTCGTCCTCCTTCTCCTCCTCCTCGCCTTCCTGGACCTCCGCTGGCCCCTACCGGGGAGGGTGGTCTACCTCTTAGACTTCTCCCCGTCCGCCAGGGAAAGTGTCTTCGCCCTGGCGGCTAGGCTTCCCCCCCACGCCTTCTACCTGGCCTTCGCCGAGCGGGCCGCGCTCCTCCCCGGGCCCACGGCGAGGAGGCTGGACCTGGGGGAGAGGACGGACCTGCGGGCGGCCTTCCGGGAGGCGGCCAGGCTCAGGCCGAGCCGGGTGGTCCTGGTCTCGGACGGCCTCTTGGAACCCGTCCCCCCGCCCTTTCCCCTGGACGCCCTCTATGTGCCCCCGAAACCCCATGTGGACTTGCGCCTCGTCCCCCCGCCCTACCCCCTTTTCGGCGAGACCGTGGGGGTAGGGGTGGTCCTCGAGGCCCCCGTGCCTGCCGAGGCCCGCCTCCGGGTAGAGGGACCTGGGGGGATTCTGGAGCGCTCCCTCCGGCTTTCGGGCCGAAGGGCCTTCCCTTACACCTTTCCCCTCACCGAAGAGGCCGAGGTGAGGGCGGTGGCGGAAGGTCCTTGGGGAAGGAGCGAGGCCCGGGTAAGGGTGGCCCCGGCTGACCGGGCCAAGGCCTGGGTCCTGGGGGACCCGGCCCTCGCCCGCTACCTCGAGGCCCAGGGCTTCCAGGTGGAGGAGGGCCCCTTGCGGTTTCCCCTGGCGGCGGACCAGGTGGACCTGGTGGCCGTGGGGGTGGGGGTGCCGGACCTGCCCGAGGGCGCACCCGAGGCCCTTCGGGACTTCCTTCGGCAGGGAGGGGGCCTCCTCTTCACCGCCACCCCCAGGGGCCTCTTCTTTGGCGGCTGGGACCGGGCGCTGCCGGAGGAGCTCCCGCTCAAGCCCCTGGGGCGCAAGGGGGCGGCTTTGGTCCTGGTCCTGGACGTTTCCGGGAGCATGGCGGGGGAGAAGCTCAATATGGCGGTCACTGGGGCCTTAGAGCTGGTCCGGAGCGCCGCCCCCGAGGACTACCTGGGGGTGGTCCTGTTCGGCTCCGGCTCCCGGGTCCTCTTCCCGCCCCGGCCCATGACGGCCCAGGGGAGGAAGGAGGCGGAAAGCCTCCTGCTTTCCGTGCGGGCCGGGGGCGGGACCGTGCTTGGGCAGGCCTTCCGGGAGGCCCTCCGTCTTCTCCAGGGGGTCCCTGTGGAGCGGAAGGCGGTCCTGGTCCTCACGGATGGCCTGATCTCCGACCCCAAGGAGCCCATCCTCTCCCTGGCGGCGGCCTCTGGGGTGGAGGTGAGCGCCCTGGCGCTGGGCCCGGACGCGGATGCGCCCTTCCTGGAGGAGCTGGCCCAAAGGAGCGGGGGGCGGTTCTACCGGGCGGCCTTTCCCAAGGACCTCCCCCGCCTCTTCCTCAGGGAGGGGCAGAAGGTGTTCCGGGGGGAGAGGCTGGAGGGGCGCTTTCCCGTGGAGGCCGCTTCCCATCCCTTGGCGCAGGGCTTCGCCTTTCCTCCCCTAGCCGTCCTCCTTCCGGCCCGGGCCGAGCCGTGGGCCGAGGTGGTGCTGCATAGCGGTGGGCGGGCGGTGCTCGCCTTGGGGGAGAGGGGAGAGGGCAGGGTGGCCGCCCTGGCCACGGACCTCTCCCGCTCCTGGCAGGGCTGGGAGGGGGCGGCCCCCTTTCTCGGCGGGCTCGCCCGCTATCTGGCAGGGTCCCGGCAGGCCTTGGCCCTCCACGCCTACCCGGAGGGCCCCGGGGTGAGGCTTGTGGTCCTGGGGAGGCTGGAGGCCCCTGTGGCCCGGGTGGGGGGGAGGGAGGTGCCCCTGGTGCCCACCGCTTTCCTGCGGTACGAGGCCTTTCTGGAGGGGGAAGGGGTTCTCCTGGACGGGAAGCGGCGCATCCCCCTAAGGCTGCCCCTGCCGGGGGAGTGGACCCCTAGGGACGGGGAGGCGGTGCTCCGCGCCTTGAGCGAGGGGAGCGGGGGGAGGTTCCTCTCCCTTGGGGACCTCCCCCAGGCGGCCTCCGCTTTCCTTCCCCTCAGGCCTTACCTCCTGGGGTTAGCCCTCGCCCTCTTCCTCCTGGAGCGGCTCCTCGAGGCCCGCTCTGGGCGGTTTCCCCAGGTCCCTTAA
- a CDS encoding cobalamin B12-binding domain-containing protein — MDRRIRVLIAKPGLDGHDRGAKVVARALRDAGMEVIYTGLRQTPEMIVSAAIQEDVDAIGLSILSGAHMHYFREVKRLLEERGASDILVFGGGIIPDEDVPKLKELGVAAVFGPGTLTQEIVDFLKRAVPERWKAQGLA, encoded by the coding sequence GTGGACAGGCGCATACGGGTGCTCATCGCCAAGCCCGGCCTGGACGGGCACGACCGCGGGGCCAAGGTGGTGGCCCGGGCCCTCCGGGATGCGGGCATGGAGGTGATCTACACGGGGCTCCGCCAGACCCCAGAAATGATCGTCTCCGCCGCCATTCAGGAGGACGTGGACGCGATTGGCCTCTCCATCCTCTCGGGGGCCCACATGCACTACTTCCGCGAGGTGAAGCGGCTTCTGGAGGAACGGGGGGCCTCGGACATCCTCGTCTTCGGCGGGGGCATCATCCCCGATGAGGACGTGCCCAAGCTGAAGGAGCTCGGGGTGGCCGCGGTCTTCGGCCCCGGGACCCTGACCCAGGAAATCGTGGACTTCCTCAAGAGGGCGGTACCCGAGCGCTGGAAAGCCCAGGGGCTGGCATGA
- a CDS encoding bifunctional 3,4-dihydroxy-2-butanone-4-phosphate synthase/GTP cyclohydrolase II produces the protein MEGIASVQELLEELRRGRPVILVDDEDRENEGDLIMAAEHVTPEWVNFMLRECRGLLCVALTEERARALDLPLMVERNQDPQGTRFTVSVDARGTSTGISALERAATIRLLADLEATPQDFRRPGHVFPLVARPGGVLRRAGHTEATVDLLRLAGLTPVGSLIEILKEDGTMARLPDLLAFAQRHGLRVGTIADLIRYRLERGDLYVRREAEALLPTRFGEFRILGYRDTLTGEEHAALVMGSWDPEEPVLVRMHSECLTGDALHSLRCDCGFQRDLALERIAEEGKGVLVYLRQEGRGIGLVNKIRAYALQDRGLDTVEANLVLGFPPDLRDYGVGAQILYDLGVRKMRLLTNNPRKVRALSGFGIEIVERLPLRAGDNPFNERYLQAKKEKLGHWMD, from the coding sequence ATGGAGGGCATCGCGAGCGTTCAGGAGCTTCTGGAGGAGCTCCGCCGGGGTCGTCCGGTGATCCTGGTGGACGACGAGGACCGGGAGAACGAGGGCGACCTCATCATGGCGGCGGAGCACGTGACCCCGGAGTGGGTGAACTTCATGCTCCGAGAGTGCCGGGGCCTCCTCTGCGTGGCCCTCACGGAGGAAAGGGCCAGGGCCCTGGACCTCCCCCTCATGGTGGAGCGGAACCAAGACCCCCAGGGCACGCGCTTCACCGTGAGCGTGGATGCCCGGGGGACGAGCACGGGGATCAGCGCCTTGGAGCGGGCGGCCACCATAAGGCTCCTCGCCGACCTCGAGGCCACCCCGCAGGACTTCCGCCGCCCGGGGCACGTTTTTCCCCTGGTGGCCAGGCCCGGCGGGGTCCTTCGCCGCGCTGGGCACACGGAGGCCACGGTGGACCTCCTGCGCCTCGCCGGGCTCACCCCGGTGGGGAGCCTCATTGAGATCCTCAAGGAGGACGGCACCATGGCCCGCCTGCCGGACCTCTTGGCCTTCGCCCAGAGGCACGGCCTCAGGGTGGGGACCATCGCCGACCTCATCCGCTACCGCCTGGAGCGGGGGGATCTTTATGTGCGGCGGGAGGCGGAGGCCCTGCTTCCCACCCGCTTTGGGGAGTTCCGCATCCTGGGGTACCGGGACACCCTCACGGGGGAGGAGCACGCCGCCTTGGTCATGGGGAGCTGGGACCCGGAGGAGCCCGTCTTGGTGCGCATGCACTCCGAGTGCCTCACCGGGGACGCCCTCCACTCCCTGCGCTGCGACTGCGGCTTCCAGCGGGACCTCGCCCTGGAGAGGATCGCCGAGGAGGGGAAGGGGGTCCTGGTCTACCTGAGGCAGGAGGGGCGGGGGATCGGCCTCGTGAACAAGATCCGGGCCTATGCCCTCCAGGACCGGGGCCTGGACACGGTGGAGGCGAACCTGGTGCTGGGCTTTCCCCCGGACCTCCGGGACTACGGGGTGGGGGCCCAGATCCTCTATGACCTCGGGGTGCGGAAGATGCGCCTCCTCACCAACAACCCCCGCAAGGTCCGGGCCCTTTCTGGCTTCGGCATAGAGATCGTGGAGCGCCTCCCCTTGCGGGCCGGGGACAACCCCTTTAACGAGCGCTACCTCCAGGCCAAGAAGGAGAAGCTCGGGCACTGGATGGACTGA
- a CDS encoding tetratricopeptide repeat protein — protein MRWFLLTLGLLVSPVLAQTPPPPPGQTQQDPLKLGVQLYALGRYEAALTLFERAVKENPQSPDAVYWLARAQLKMGLLNPALENAKGLVAKNPRYIGGYMVLSEAYLALYRASEDREKGKAYLEQALSVLRDGERVNPRYAPLFAQRGLVYAFLGQADRAEEAFKKALALEDTPEVRSALAEVYLARGRLDEALDQYAKAVSLAPKNTDLRVRYASALLLKGKAEEAARVLEEGHRLKPLDAEGWYTLGQAYMALGRPKEAGVALENAVALAPLRFPAAYYYLGQAYLALGDPEKARSRLTVAVRLEPKRAEYRYLLCLANERLGDKEGARYQCQEALKLKPGYKEAEEVLRRL, from the coding sequence ATGCGCTGGTTTCTCTTGACCTTAGGCCTGTTGGTGAGTCCGGTTCTGGCCCAAACCCCCCCGCCCCCCCCGGGGCAGACGCAGCAGGACCCCCTGAAGCTCGGGGTGCAGCTGTACGCCCTGGGTCGGTACGAGGCCGCGCTCACCCTCTTTGAGCGGGCGGTGAAGGAAAACCCCCAGAGCCCGGATGCCGTCTACTGGCTGGCCCGGGCCCAGCTAAAGATGGGCCTTCTCAACCCGGCGCTGGAAAACGCCAAGGGCCTGGTGGCGAAAAACCCTCGGTACATCGGGGGGTACATGGTCCTCTCCGAGGCCTACCTGGCCCTCTACCGGGCCTCCGAGGACCGGGAGAAGGGGAAGGCCTACCTGGAGCAGGCGCTTTCCGTCCTGCGGGACGGGGAGAGGGTGAACCCCCGCTACGCCCCCCTCTTTGCCCAAAGGGGGCTGGTCTACGCCTTCCTGGGCCAGGCGGACAGGGCCGAGGAGGCCTTCAAGAAGGCGCTGGCCCTCGAGGACACCCCCGAGGTGCGCTCGGCCCTGGCGGAGGTCTACCTGGCCCGGGGACGCCTGGACGAGGCGCTGGACCAGTACGCCAAGGCGGTGAGCCTGGCCCCCAAGAACACGGACCTCCGGGTGCGCTACGCTTCGGCCCTCCTCTTAAAGGGAAAGGCGGAGGAGGCCGCCCGGGTCTTGGAGGAGGGCCACCGCCTGAAGCCCCTGGACGCGGAGGGTTGGTACACCTTGGGCCAGGCCTATATGGCCTTGGGGCGGCCTAAGGAGGCGGGGGTGGCCCTGGAGAACGCCGTGGCCCTGGCTCCCCTGCGTTTCCCTGCCGCCTACTACTACCTCGGCCAGGCCTACTTGGCCTTGGGGGATCCCGAGAAGGCCCGGAGCCGCCTCACCGTGGCGGTGCGCCTCGAGCCCAAGAGGGCGGAGTACCGCTACCTCCTCTGCCTGGCCAACGAGCGGCTTGGGGACAAGGAAGGAGCCCGCTACCAGTGCCAGGAGGCCCTTAAGCTGAAGCCGGGCTACAAGGAGGCCGAGGAGGTCCTGAGGCGCCTGTAG
- the ribD gene encoding bifunctional diaminohydroxyphosphoribosylaminopyrimidine deaminase/5-amino-6-(5-phosphoribosylamino)uracil reductase RibD, whose protein sequence is MGEGGPLHLDERFLRRALQLAERARGHTSPNPLVGAVLVKEGHILGEGYHPRAGEAHAEVFALKAAGEAARGATAYVTLEPCDHFGRTPPCSLALIGAGVARVVVAVRDENPLARGGLERLREAGVRVEVGLLEREAREQNEAFFTAQRKRRPFVLLKAALTLDGKAAAPSGDARWISSEASRRVAHAYRQWLPAVMVGVGTVLRDDPALTVRDPDFRPFPLMLEPPPLRDPLKVVLDTEARTPPTARLFRPGPRGEPARVLVLVGKGAPRERVRALEAAGARVAELPREGEGVSPEGALAFLYAEGIDGVLLEGGPRLYGAFVARGLVDKVALFLAPKLLGEGRGLLEGLRLERMAEALRLRLHRREWLGEDLWLEAYVEG, encoded by the coding sequence ATGGGAGAAGGAGGTCCTTTGCATTTGGACGAGCGCTTTCTGCGAAGAGCCCTGCAGCTTGCCGAAAGGGCCCGGGGCCACACCAGCCCGAATCCCCTGGTCGGGGCGGTCTTGGTCAAGGAGGGGCATATCCTTGGGGAGGGGTACCACCCCAGGGCAGGCGAGGCCCACGCGGAGGTCTTTGCCCTAAAGGCGGCGGGGGAGGCGGCGCGGGGGGCCACGGCCTACGTGACCCTCGAGCCCTGCGACCACTTCGGCCGCACCCCTCCCTGCTCCCTGGCCCTGATCGGGGCCGGGGTGGCCCGGGTGGTGGTGGCGGTCCGGGACGAGAACCCCCTGGCCCGGGGCGGTCTGGAGCGGCTACGGGAGGCCGGGGTGCGGGTGGAGGTGGGGCTATTGGAGCGGGAGGCCCGGGAGCAGAACGAGGCCTTCTTCACCGCCCAGAGGAAGCGCCGCCCCTTCGTCCTCCTCAAGGCGGCCCTCACCCTGGACGGGAAGGCGGCGGCCCCCTCGGGGGACGCCCGCTGGATCTCCTCCGAGGCCAGCCGCCGTGTGGCCCACGCTTACCGACAGTGGCTCCCGGCGGTGATGGTAGGGGTGGGGACGGTGCTCCGGGACGACCCCGCCCTTACCGTACGCGACCCCGACTTCCGCCCCTTCCCCCTGATGCTGGAGCCCCCGCCCCTCCGCGACCCCCTAAAGGTGGTCCTGGACACCGAGGCCCGCACCCCCCCCACGGCCCGCCTCTTCCGGCCTGGCCCCCGGGGGGAGCCTGCCCGGGTCCTGGTCCTGGTGGGGAAAGGCGCCCCCAGGGAGAGGGTTCGCGCCCTCGAGGCCGCGGGGGCCCGGGTGGCGGAGCTTCCCCGGGAAGGGGAGGGGGTGAGCCCGGAGGGGGCCTTGGCCTTCCTCTATGCCGAGGGGATAGACGGGGTGCTCCTGGAGGGAGGGCCCAGGCTGTACGGGGCCTTTGTGGCCCGGGGCCTCGTGGACAAGGTGGCCCTTTTCCTGGCCCCTAAGCTTCTGGGGGAGGGGAGGGGTCTTCTGGAGGGCTTGCGCTTGGAGAGGATGGCCGAGGCCCTTAGGCTTCGCCTGCACCGCCGGGAGTGGCTGGGCGAGGACCTGTGGCTCGAGGCCTACGTGGAGGGCTGA
- a CDS encoding PaaI family thioesterase, with protein sequence MKAIQLYYPPEWAHCYGCGYLNAHGLHVKTYWHPERGESETRFTPSPHHTALPGFVYGGLLASLVDCHSTATAAAAKAQAEGLSLEETPLRFVTASLKVDYLKPTPLGPELLLVGRPREVKGRKVVVETGLYAEGVLTVRGEAVLVQMGEGFRQAGAPPLG encoded by the coding sequence ATGAAGGCCATCCAGCTCTACTACCCCCCCGAGTGGGCCCACTGCTACGGGTGCGGTTACCTGAACGCCCACGGCCTCCACGTCAAGACCTACTGGCACCCTGAGAGGGGAGAAAGCGAGACCCGCTTTACCCCCTCTCCCCACCACACCGCCCTCCCTGGCTTCGTCTACGGGGGGCTTTTGGCCTCCTTGGTGGACTGCCACTCCACCGCCACGGCGGCCGCCGCCAAGGCCCAGGCGGAGGGCCTCTCCCTGGAGGAAACCCCCTTGCGCTTCGTCACGGCGAGCCTGAAGGTGGACTACCTGAAGCCCACTCCCTTGGGGCCGGAGCTTCTTCTCGTGGGCCGGCCCCGGGAGGTGAAGGGGAGGAAGGTGGTGGTGGAGACCGGGCTCTACGCCGAAGGGGTCCTTACGGTGCGGGGGGAGGCGGTCCTGGTTCAGATGGGCGAGGGGTTTCGGCAAGCAGGCGCTCCACCGCTTGGATGA
- a CDS encoding zinc uptake transcriptional regulator, producing the protein MERSTRQRRAIQAVFLEADRPLSPREVLALARRRVPSLGLATVYRTLKGLVEEGFLTPVALPGEPPRYERAGREHHHHFLCRHCGRVYELWGCDLAMEGALPPGFQAEAHEVTVYGRCPECYSQAG; encoded by the coding sequence ATGGAGCGCTCCACAAGGCAAAGGCGGGCCATCCAGGCGGTCTTCCTCGAGGCAGACCGACCCCTCTCCCCAAGGGAGGTCCTGGCCCTAGCCCGAAGGCGGGTGCCCTCCCTGGGCTTGGCCACCGTCTACCGCACCCTCAAGGGCCTGGTGGAGGAGGGCTTCCTCACCCCGGTGGCCCTGCCCGGGGAACCCCCGAGGTACGAGCGGGCCGGAAGGGAGCACCACCACCACTTCCTCTGCCGCCACTGCGGACGGGTCTACGAGCTATGGGGCTGCGACCTGGCCATGGAAGGGGCCCTACCCCCGGGTTTCCAGGCGGAAGCCCACGAGGTGACGGTATACGGGCGCTGCCCCGAGTGCTACTCCCAGGCCGGGTAG
- a CDS encoding YibE/F family protein — MRALTLLLLWLVPAFAQETGGYLLGRILGLDLGKGVAQVRVQGEIKEALLPADGGGFRVGMRVVLYREGGRLYVAEPDRMPWLLGLLSLFALLAALVGRGKGMRGLLGTFLSLLVVVYFVVPRVAAGGNPLFYALLGSLGVLLFTIYLVHGVNPKTTAALAGTLLAAGFVLLLSLLFARAMGFTGLASEETLLLKQWGGVDLLSLYLAGVVVGALGALTDVTVTQAAVVQALAHANPRFGLKELYRRGMEVGYDHIGSLVNTLILAYAAGSLPLFLLLTRDPTPLRFLLNTEPFAGEITAMLLGSLGLLLAVPLTTLVAAWAFRGGRGGPPAPHHPH, encoded by the coding sequence ATGCGTGCGCTGACGTTGCTTCTCCTTTGGCTTGTTCCTGCCTTTGCCCAGGAGACCGGGGGGTACCTCCTGGGGCGCATCCTGGGGCTGGACCTGGGGAAGGGCGTGGCCCAGGTGAGGGTCCAGGGGGAGATCAAGGAGGCCCTATTGCCTGCGGATGGGGGCGGCTTCAGGGTGGGCATGCGGGTGGTTCTGTACCGGGAGGGGGGGCGGCTTTACGTGGCCGAGCCCGACCGGATGCCTTGGCTCCTCGGGCTCCTTTCCCTCTTTGCCCTTCTCGCCGCCCTTGTGGGCCGGGGTAAGGGCATGCGGGGCCTCCTGGGCACCTTTTTGAGCCTTTTGGTCGTGGTCTATTTCGTGGTTCCCAGGGTGGCCGCGGGGGGCAATCCGCTCTTCTACGCCCTTTTGGGAAGCCTCGGGGTGCTCCTCTTCACCATCTACCTGGTGCACGGGGTCAACCCCAAAACCACGGCGGCCCTTGCGGGCACCCTCCTGGCCGCAGGCTTTGTGCTCCTCCTAAGCCTTTTGTTTGCCCGGGCCATGGGGTTTACCGGCCTGGCCTCGGAGGAAACCCTCCTTCTGAAGCAGTGGGGCGGGGTGGACCTGCTCTCCCTTTACCTGGCGGGGGTGGTGGTGGGGGCCTTGGGGGCCCTTACGGACGTGACCGTGACCCAGGCGGCCGTGGTCCAGGCTCTGGCCCACGCCAACCCCCGCTTTGGCCTCAAGGAGCTGTACCGGAGGGGCATGGAGGTGGGCTACGACCACATCGGCAGCCTGGTGAACACCCTGATCCTGGCCTATGCAGCGGGCTCCTTGCCCCTCTTTCTCCTCCTCACCAGGGACCCCACCCCCTTGCGCTTTCTCCTCAACACCGAGCCCTTTGCCGGCGAGATCACGGCCATGCTCCTAGGTTCCCTCGGGCTCCTCTTGGCTGTCCCCCTCACCACCCTGGTGGCCGCCTGGGCCTTTCGCGGCGGGAGGGGCGGACCCCCGGCGCCTCACCACCCCCACTAG